GCCACTTCCTCAGTCTCTAATTCCGCCGGCGAGAGACAGCCCGGATAACTGTGGCTTCGCTTCTTCTTGATTCGCGAAGACCTTTCCTTCCTGCTCAGTCTCCGGGGGTCTCGTACCATTCACAGGTCTCACATGGCGAAGGACAGCCGACAACAGCGATCAGTAGCGCTGCTACCACACAGGGCAAAGTTATCAGCCTTCCGTTCATTGCGAATGTGGTCCATTCCATCGTATTCTGAACTCACTGCCTCCTCTTATACGTCTCGCCTGTGAACACAACAGTCAACCCATAATTTATGCACAACAGAATAGAGCCGACACCGGGCGAAGAGTCTTTCCGCATCCGCGCCCACTCCCTGCCCGATCCAAAAAAAACTCGACGGGTCGGTTATGGCTTAGATATCGGTCTTTCGGACCATCCGGCCCGATTACGAGGGACAATATGCGAGAAATCATCAAGCTTGAGTCGACTGCAGGAACCGGTTTTTTCTACACGACGACGAAGAACAAGAAGAAGCATACGGCGAAATTCGAGATCAACAAGTTTGATCCGAAGGCGAAGAAATACGTGAAATTCGTCGAGAAGAAAGTCTCGAAATAATCCTCGATGTCTTCTTCGAAGACGCTTCTGTGCCCGGCCAAGATCAACCTTGGCCTTGCCGTTCCCTTTAGACGGCCCGACGGCTATCATGAGATCGAAAGCCTCTTTCTTCCGATCGACTTCTGCGACGAGCTGACCGTTACCCCTGCCGCTTCCCTTCATCTGCGCACCGAGAATCTGATCGAGCTATCGACGCGGTCCGATTTTGAGGCCGTTTCTGAGCGCGGAGATCCCGAGAAGAATCTTCTGATGCGCCTTATGGCGGCGATCAATCGAGGTCGCGCTGAGCCTCTGCGCTTTGAGCTGTTTCTGCGCAAACGCATCCCTTCTGGAGCGGGACTGGGCGGAGGCAGCTCAAACGCCGGCATACTTCTGCGTTATCTTATAGAAGTCGGATTGCTGGATCGCTCTCATGCCTTCGAGCTTGCGCGAAGCCACGGCGCCGACATCCCCTTCTTTCTCGATGCGCGTCCCTCTGCGGTGACGGGCATCGGCGAAATCATAGAGCCGATCTCGCAAGAAAAGGATCGTGCACGTCTGAAAAGCATTCGCGGAGTGCTGATGCTCTCGGACGTCGTTGTTCCTACAAAAAATGCATACTCTGAACTGAAAAGGCCTTTACAGCCGACCTCTCAGTCAAAGGCTGGCTCCAGCCCGGGGCGAGCCTATCAGGCTCTTCTCGAAGGTGATGCGAAGGTGCTTTCTCAGATCGGGAACGATTTTGAAGAGGTTGTCTTTCGACTTCATCCGGAGCTTGCAGGCGTAAAGGATGCGCTTCTTGATTGTGGCGCCTTTTACGCATCGATGTCGGGTTCAGGTTCTGCCATCTTCGGTCTGTATGATCGAATGCAAGAGGACGAAAGGCTTGCCTTTCTCCGGCAGAGGTTTCCCGCATATCGAGCGGTTCCGTTCGGCTTTTTCCTGTAATTGGGCCGTCGCCAAGCGGTAAGGCAGCGGTTTTTGGTATCGCCATCCGGAGGTTCGAATCCTCCCGGCCCAGCCACAGCAACTCTGAATAACCCGGATTCATAACATGACCGACTCTGCTTCAAGCGCCCGCCATGCCGTCGTCCTGGCTGCCGGAAAGGGAACTCGCATGCAGAGCGATCTGCCTAAAGTCGCCATGCCGTTAAACGGCAGGCCGATGATCCAGCACGTTCTCGATCGCCTTGCTCCGCTCAAACTTGATACGCTTACGCTTGTCGTCGGCTACCGACGCGACGTCGTTGAAGAGCTGGCCCATACCTGGAAGAAGGATCATCCGACAGCGCCCGAGATTCGCTTTGCCCTGCAAGAAGAACAGAAGGGAACGGCGCATGCCTTCTTACAGGCAGAGCCGGCCCTTACAGGCAAAAGCGGGCTGGCCCTTGTGACGGCCGGCGATATGCCGCTTCTTCGCACTCGCTCCATAGACAGGCTCTTTTCTGAGGCGGCCTCAAACGGAGCGGGCGCCGTGCTCTCCGCCCATCTTGAGAATCCAAAAGGCTACGGGCGCATGGTGCGCGATGCTTCGGGTAACCTGAACCGCATCGTTGAGGAGAAAGACGCCGATGAACCGACGAAGGCCATCCAGGAAGTGAACACCGGCTGTTATGTGTTTCGCATTCCCGAGATCTTTGCCGTGCTCAAACAGATCGACAGCAACAACAAACAGAACGAATACTACCTGCCCGATGCCGTGAAACTCTACAGAGAACGCGGAGACCAGTTCCGCTGCGTCCTGCTCGACGACTACAGAGAGTCGATGGGCGCCAACACTCGTGAAGACCTCGTCCAGCTTGAACAAATCCACAGTCAGATGAAGGATCTATGAACTACGAACTGCTTCTTCTTTCGGGTAATGCCAACGAGCCGCTTGCTCGCGAAATCGCCGACTATCTCGGCGTTCGCCTGGCCGGCGTCGATCTCAAGAAATTCTCGGATGGCGAGATTTCGGTGAAGATCAACGAGAACATCCGCGGCAAAGACGTCTTCATCGTTCAGCCCACCTCGGCTCCGGCTAACGACAACTTGATGGAGCTTCTGCTCATCATCGACGCAGTGCGTCGTGCCTCGGCCAAGCGCATTACGGCCGTCGTGCCCTACTACGGCTACGGACGCCAGGATCGCAAATCCGAGCCTCGCGTGCCCATCTCGGCGCGCGTCGTCGCCGACCTGATCGAGGCCGTCGCCCCCGATCGCATCCTGACGATGGATCTGCATGCAGATCAGATCCAGGGCTTCTTTCATATTCCGGTCGATAACCTCTACGCCGCTCCGGTCTTTATCAAATATTTGCGCGAAACCCGCGCGAACGACGCCGTCGTCGTCTCTCCCGATACTGGCGGAGTGGAGCGCGCTCGATTCCTGGCCCGCCATATTAACGCCGGTCTGGCCATTATCGACAAGCGCCGTCCGAAGGCGAACGTAGCCGAGATCATGCACGTCATCGGCGACGTGAAAGACAAGAACTGCATCCTCTACGACGATATGATCGATACGGGCGGAACGATTACGAAGGCAGCCTCGGCTCTGAAGGCAAACGGTGCGAAAAGCGTCATCGCCTGCGCCACACATGCGGTGCTTTCGGGCTCCGCCATCGAGAAGCTTACGGAGTCCGTGCTCGACGAGGTTGTCTTTTCGAATACGATTCAGCTTCCGCCCGAGAAGCAGACCGATAAGATCCGTCGGCTTTCGGTGGCCCAGCTGGTCGGCGAGGCCATCCGACGCATCCATAACGAAGAGTCGGTCAGTTCGCTCTTCGTTTGAGATAAAGCGTTCATAAAAATGAGTTTGCTTTCTGATTCGGCCAGAAAATCTGGCCTTTTACCGATAGGAGTATGACAGCGATGAACCGCACGATTGAAGCCTCGACCCGCAGTGCAAGAGGAAAGAACGAATCCCGTCGACTGCGCGCAGCCGGCCGTATTCCCGCAAACCTTCTGGACCGGGGCAATTCCACGCCGATCGAAATCGACGACCGTGAGTTCGAGAAACTGATCGCCGGCGGACTTCGTTCAAGCAGCAAGTTCAAGCTGAAGCTGAACGGCGCCGAGCAAGAAGTGCTGGCTAAAGAGATTCATCGCCATCCGGTCAGCGGCCGTATTTTCCATGTGGACTTCTACAAGGTAAACCCCGGCCACAAGTTCCGCGTCGCCATCGCCGTCGAACTGACTGGCTCGGCTAAAGGCGTAAAGGCCGGCGGAGCGCTTGAGCATTACATCCGTCAGCTGAAGGTCGTGACCGTTCCCGAGAAGATCATCGAGAAGATCGAGGTCGACATCACCGATCTCGGCGTCGGTGAAGCGGTACACCTGAGCCAGCTTAACCTGCCCTCTGAATGGGAAACCCGCCTTACGGGCGATCCGGTAGTCTGCCGTGTAGCGCAGTCCCGTATGACGCTGAAGGCAGCGAGCGACGGCAAAGAAGGCTGAAAATAAAAGCCTGACTCCCGTTGTCAGCGAAGCCCCTCTTCCGGCGGTCTGGTGCGTTCGAGCACCTGATGCCCGATGAGGGGCTTTTCCGTTTATGCCCGTGCGCGCTTCCAATGAATCGCATTCCTACTATTGTACTTGACATTGGCGGAAGGTGTCTTACACTGTCAGCTCGATGAAGCTCGTCATTGGATTGGGGAACCCTGGTGAGAAGTACGCAAACCGTAGATCGAACATCGGCTTCAAGATCCTCGACATCATCGCGAATAATAACAACATCGATATCCGCACCAAGAAGAAGAAATCGCTGATCGGTCGCGGCCATATCGAAGAAGAAGAGATCGTCCTGCTCAAGCCGCAGACCTACAGCGATCTGGCCGGCGAGGCTGCCCTTTATATCGCCTCCTTTCTGCGCATCCGTCCTCGCGACATCATCGTCATCATGGACGACATCACGCTCACGCTGGGCAAGATCGTCGTGAATCAGGGCGGTACAGAGCATACTCATCCGGGCATCAAGAACCTGGCCGATGCGCTGAAATCGCCCGATTTTATTCGCGTCCGGGTCGGAGTGGCTGGCGACAGAGTGTCTAAGGTTCCGAAAGAGGAATACCTGAATCAGGAATTTGAGCCATCCGAAAGCTTTCGCCTGATTAACATCATCAACGACGCCGAATCGGCCATCCGCGAGATCGCTCACAGCCGCGACATACGGGATGTCATGGAGAAGTTCTCGGAATAACGACATCAGAAGCGCTGAGCCCTGCTGGCTCAAAGCGTTACGAACTCTTCTCAAAGAGTTATCTCAAAAAACCGAATACAGGATGCGGTCGGGAAGACGCCCTTCTCTGATTTCAACTCAGGTTGACGACAGAGTTACCTTCGATTATATTTCCCTCAGGGTTCACATGAATAAGAATTTCAAGTTTTTACTGCTCATTTTCACCGGTGTCGTCGTTCTTTTGACCATGGCACAGACGGCCGGGCGCTGCTCGCCCCTGGCAATGGAAAAAGAGGAGAAGCTCACGTTTTCTGAGTTCCGGAAGATGATCGATCCCTACAACGATCAGGCGATCGGTAACATCTACACGAAAGAGGCGATGGCCGGGGCGAACTCCGAGACAAATCCTTTTCTGCTGCGTATAGGTCCCAAAAAGATCGAAGGCCGCTATGTGAAGAAAGGCCAGCGCATCGAACCCACGGACGATGTAGAAGTCATCAAAAGTAAAACCGTTCCATTCGTGGTCGAGAGCATGCCCGAGCTGATTAACGAAGCTCTCATAGACCAGCTCGATAAGAACCGCGTCCACTATCGTTTTGAGAATCCCGATGAAGGCGGGATGCTCGGTACCATCTTACAGATGCTGCCTTTCATCATCATCGTCGCTCTGCTCTGGATGTTTATGATCCGCCAGATTCAGAGCACCGGTAACAAGGCGATGGCCTTCGGTAAAAGCAAGGCGAAGCTTAACCCCGAGGGTAAGACCCGCGTCACCTTTACCGACGTTGCCGGATGTGATGAGGCTAAAGAAGAGCTTGTTGAGGTTGTGGACTTTCTTAAAGATCCGCGCAAATTCCAGACGATCGGCGCTCGCATCCCTCGCGGCGTGCTGCTTGTCGGCCCTCCGGGAACGGGTAAGACGCTTCTTGCGCGCGCCGTTGCCGGCGAGGCCGGAGTGCCCTTCTACTCGATTTCAGGCTCGGATTTTGTCGAGATGTTCGTCGGCGTCGGCGCCTCCCGCGTGCGCGACCTTTTCGAGCAGGCCAAGAAAAACGCTCCCTGCATCATCTTTATCGACGAGATCGACGCCGTCGGTCGCCTTCGCGGCGCCGGCCTTGGCGGCGGGCATGACGAGCGTGAACAGACGTTGAACCAGTTGCTTGTTGAGATGGACGGCTTTGAAGAAAACGAAGGCGTCATCGTCGTCGCCGCCACAAACCGTCCCGACGTGCTTGATCCGGCGCTACTTCGTCCGGGTCGCTTTGACCGACAGGTCGTCGTCGACGCCCCTGACGTAAAAGGACGCGAAGAGATTCTGCGTATCCATGCGCGTAAGGTTCCGATGACCTCCGATGTGTCGCTCTCGCGCATCGCTCGCGGAACTCCGGGCTTCACGGGCGCCGATCTTGCGAACCTCATCAACGAAGCGGCCCTGCTTGCGGCGCGAAAAAACAAGAAACGCGTTACCCAGGAAGAGCTCGAAGAGGCGAAAGATAAGGTTATCATGGGTCCGGAGCGTCGCTCCATCCTCATTACCGAAAAAGAAAAAGAGGTCATCGCCTATCATGAAGGCGGTCATGCTCTGCTCGGCACGCTTCTTCCCTACTCCGAGCCCGTCCATAAAGTGACGATCATCCCCCGCGGAAGAGCGCTCGGGTTAACCCAGCAGCTTCCCGAAGACGATCGCCACATTCAGCCGAAAAAATACTGGCTGGACCGCATCTGCGTCTTGATGGGCGGCTATCTTGCCGAAGGCATCATCTTCAACGATACGTCGACGGGCGCCTCTAACGACATTCAGGTGGCGACGAACATCGCACGCCGTATGGTCTGTGAATGGGGGATGTCTGAAAAACTGGGAACGATCAGCTACAGTCAGGATAACGGCAACGTATTTCTCGGCCGTGAGATCAGCTCTTCGCGCCACTACAGCGAAGAGACGGCGGCCATGATCGACGGCGAGGTGAAGCGCTTCGTTCAGGAACAGCTTGATCGCGGCCGCGAGCTGCTGACAAATCATCGCGAGAAACTGGAACGCATCGCCAAGGCTCTTCTTGAACGAGAAAGCATCGGCGGCGAAGAGCTGAACGATATCATGGGCTCCGACATCTCAGACAAGCAGAAGCGTGCCTTCTCGCATGATGCGAAGCCGCCGGAATTCGAGGGGGGAGCTGAACCGGCACCGGCCACATGAAAACCGATCGTCTCGACGAGATCATCGAACAGGCCCTTCTCGATCCCTTCCATGAAGTTCTGGATCGCGAGGGGCCTTCGTCGTTTACTCCGACGACGCAGGCGCAGCCCGAACGAACGCCGGCAAACTCCGC
This region of Leptonema illini DSM 21528 genomic DNA includes:
- a CDS encoding 4-diphosphocytidyl-2C-methyl-D-erythritol kinase (An essential enzyme in the nonmevalonate pathway of isopentenyl diphosphate and dimethylallyl diphosphate biosynthesis), with the protein product MSSSKTLLCPAKINLGLAVPFRRPDGYHEIESLFLPIDFCDELTVTPAASLHLRTENLIELSTRSDFEAVSERGDPEKNLLMRLMAAINRGRAEPLRFELFLRKRIPSGAGLGGGSSNAGILLRYLIEVGLLDRSHAFELARSHGADIPFFLDARPSAVTGIGEIIEPISQEKDRARLKSIRGVLMLSDVVVPTKNAYSELKRPLQPTSQSKAGSSPGRAYQALLEGDAKVLSQIGNDFEEVVFRLHPELAGVKDALLDCGAFYASMSGSGSAIFGLYDRMQEDERLAFLRQRFPAYRAVPFGFFL
- a CDS encoding ribose-phosphate diphosphokinase, which codes for MNYELLLLSGNANEPLAREIADYLGVRLAGVDLKKFSDGEISVKINENIRGKDVFIVQPTSAPANDNLMELLLIIDAVRRASAKRITAVVPYYGYGRQDRKSEPRVPISARVVADLIEAVAPDRILTMDLHADQIQGFFHIPVDNLYAAPVFIKYLRETRANDAVVVSPDTGGVERARFLARHINAGLAIIDKRRPKANVAEIMHVIGDVKDKNCILYDDMIDTGGTITKAASALKANGAKSVIACATHAVLSGSAIEKLTESVLDEVVFSNTIQLPPEKQTDKIRRLSVAQLVGEAIRRIHNEESVSSLFV
- the rpmG gene encoding 50S ribosomal protein L33, which gives rise to MREIIKLESTAGTGFFYTTTKNKKKHTAKFEINKFDPKAKKYVKFVEKKVSK
- a CDS encoding sugar phosphate nucleotidyltransferase, with the protein product MTDSASSARHAVVLAAGKGTRMQSDLPKVAMPLNGRPMIQHVLDRLAPLKLDTLTLVVGYRRDVVEELAHTWKKDHPTAPEIRFALQEEQKGTAHAFLQAEPALTGKSGLALVTAGDMPLLRTRSIDRLFSEAASNGAGAVLSAHLENPKGYGRMVRDASGNLNRIVEEKDADEPTKAIQEVNTGCYVFRIPEIFAVLKQIDSNNKQNEYYLPDAVKLYRERGDQFRCVLLDDYRESMGANTREDLVQLEQIHSQMKDL
- the pth gene encoding aminoacyl-tRNA hydrolase, with the translated sequence MKLVIGLGNPGEKYANRRSNIGFKILDIIANNNNIDIRTKKKKSLIGRGHIEEEEIVLLKPQTYSDLAGEAALYIASFLRIRPRDIIVIMDDITLTLGKIVVNQGGTEHTHPGIKNLADALKSPDFIRVRVGVAGDRVSKVPKEEYLNQEFEPSESFRLINIINDAESAIREIAHSRDIRDVMEKFSE
- a CDS encoding 50S ribosomal protein L25, which codes for MNRTIEASTRSARGKNESRRLRAAGRIPANLLDRGNSTPIEIDDREFEKLIAGGLRSSSKFKLKLNGAEQEVLAKEIHRHPVSGRIFHVDFYKVNPGHKFRVAIAVELTGSAKGVKAGGALEHYIRQLKVVTVPEKIIEKIEVDITDLGVGEAVHLSQLNLPSEWETRLTGDPVVCRVAQSRMTLKAASDGKEG
- the ftsH gene encoding ATP-dependent zinc metalloprotease FtsH; translated protein: MNKNFKFLLLIFTGVVVLLTMAQTAGRCSPLAMEKEEKLTFSEFRKMIDPYNDQAIGNIYTKEAMAGANSETNPFLLRIGPKKIEGRYVKKGQRIEPTDDVEVIKSKTVPFVVESMPELINEALIDQLDKNRVHYRFENPDEGGMLGTILQMLPFIIIVALLWMFMIRQIQSTGNKAMAFGKSKAKLNPEGKTRVTFTDVAGCDEAKEELVEVVDFLKDPRKFQTIGARIPRGVLLVGPPGTGKTLLARAVAGEAGVPFYSISGSDFVEMFVGVGASRVRDLFEQAKKNAPCIIFIDEIDAVGRLRGAGLGGGHDEREQTLNQLLVEMDGFEENEGVIVVAATNRPDVLDPALLRPGRFDRQVVVDAPDVKGREEILRIHARKVPMTSDVSLSRIARGTPGFTGADLANLINEAALLAARKNKKRVTQEELEEAKDKVIMGPERRSILITEKEKEVIAYHEGGHALLGTLLPYSEPVHKVTIIPRGRALGLTQQLPEDDRHIQPKKYWLDRICVLMGGYLAEGIIFNDTSTGASNDIQVATNIARRMVCEWGMSEKLGTISYSQDNGNVFLGREISSSRHYSEETAAMIDGEVKRFVQEQLDRGRELLTNHREKLERIAKALLERESIGGEELNDIMGSDISDKQKRAFSHDAKPPEFEGGAEPAPAT